A window of Argopecten irradians isolate NY chromosome 1, Ai_NY, whole genome shotgun sequence contains these coding sequences:
- the LOC138316280 gene encoding uncharacterized protein, whose amino-acid sequence MTYQILKARHCLVEKDILPVILEVKATLEEEMGDLVTARLKKDHPLSGYSTAELQKEFKKLTGQEASLVLSLAGTNLTDISLRFLLHVAIIHANEVGAPRGTTLQSGTSTSDKSTRITVVNEKGDKTAKATPTDMEVRMQRMEEDLKLMSQKTVEGSLKHVRSLASKPSLTKGPALVTAMEILVENAIKAGHSEADFYAKALSACRQFEAHPDICGLCMKLLGSNEDRKISATVADWVKCSEVMSEREKSENAVGKVPTPISPMFYPHMMHPSQNFSTMAAPGPILPGVPGVGSPYSYMPYPHPLSPQGGHSFRQGRRNKGDRNPRGRGSCFYCKEQGHFVSDCPKIKKD is encoded by the exons ATGACATACCAAATACTGAAAGCTAGGCATTGCTTAGTGGAAAAGGATATCTTGCCAGTTATTTTGGAAGTGAAGGCAACGTTGGAGGAGGAGATGGGGGACTTAGTCACTGCGAGGCTGAAAAAGGACCACCCTCTCTCTGGATATTCGACAGCCGAATTAcaaaaagaatttaaaaaactCACTG GACAAGAGGCAAGTTTGGTCCTTTCGCTGGCGGGAACAAATTTGACAGACATATCATTAAGGTTCCTTCTGCATGTTGCAATTATACACGCAAACGAGGTGGGGGCACCAAGGGGAACAACCCTACAATCTGGGACAAGTACGAGCGACAAGTCAACTCGAATTACTGTAGTAAACGAGAAGGGAGATAAGACGGCCAAAGCAACGCCAACAG ATATGGAGGTCCGCATGCAGCGGATGGAGGAAGACTTGAAGCTGATGTCGCAAAAAACGGTGGAAGGATCACTAAAACACGTAAGGTCCCTGGCAAGCAAGCCGTCATTGACAAAAGGGCCGGCCCTGGTTACAGCAATGGAAATCCTAGTGGAGAATGCTATAAAAGCTGGGCACTCTGAGGCAGACTTTTATGCCAAAGCTTTATCGGCATGTAGGCAATTTGAGGCACATCCAGACATTTGTGGTCTCTGCATGAAATTGTTAGGGTCAAATGAGGACCGAAAAATCAGTGCGACTGTGGCAGATTGGGTGAAATGTTCTGAGGTCATGAGTGAGAGAGAGAAAAGTGAGAATGCGGTGGGTAAAGTTCCAACCCCCATTTCCCCCATGTTTTACCCGCACATGATGCACCCAAGCCAGAATTTTTCAACAATGGCAGCACCGGGCCCAATCCTTCCAGGGGTGCCAGGAGTAGGTAGCCCCTATAGTTATATGCCATATCCCCATCCATTATCTCCCCAGGGAGGGCACTCTTTCAGGCAGGGTAGGAGGAACAAGGGGGATAGGAACCCTCGAGGTAGGGGTTCTTGTTTTTATTGTAAGGAACAGGGACACTTTGTCAGTGACTGTCCAAAAATTAAGAAAGACTAG
- the LOC138316287 gene encoding uncharacterized protein yields the protein MREKLKHLVKQLQWLMITLSPTKVKNSSQDKISTTGTSKFGQPRNPTFSGPSNDKPKLGGKTKSDSKTNHREGVGSSSAPVCNYCKKVVHTTSECYSLQRKEQRRKQSVPSALAMSKPSQKLSDIVEDSKVSVEIKSSESDSALEKYSPFISEGFVSLTSDITNLKPVKILRDTGASQSLILDGVVPLSEETSCGSSVLLQDVELGFVNVPLHCVYLKSDLVTGPVTIGVRPELPIEGVSLILGNDLAGEKFRVDPLVSSIPDKTGDAETIQQEFEFNE from the coding sequence atgagagaaaagttgaaacacttagtgaagcagctacaatggctgatgattacgctctcacccacaaaagttaaaaacagttctcaagacaaaatcagtaccacaggtactagtaaatttggtcagcctaggaacccaacctttagtggcccttctaacgacaaacctaaattaggtggcaagactaagtctgattctaaaacaaaTCACAGGGAAGGTGTGGGGTCTTCTTCTgctcctgtttgtaattactgcaagaaagtagtgCATACTacgtctgaatgttattctctccagcgtaaggaacaaaggcgtaaacagtcagttccttctgcgttagctatgtcaaagcctagtcagaaacttagtgatattgtggaagattctaaagtgtctgttgagattaagagctcagagtctgatagcgccttggagaagtactctcccttcatttctgaaggttttgtttcacttactagtgatattaccaacttaaAACCggtgaagattttgagagatactggggcttctcagtctttaatattagatggcgtagtgcctttgtctgaggagacctcatgtggtagtagtgttttgcttcaagatgtagagttaggttttgttaatgtgcctctccattgtgtttatttaaagtcagacttagtaactgggcctgtcaccattggtgttagaccggaacttcccatagagggcgtgtcgctcattttaggcaatgacttggctggagagaaatttagggtagatcccttagtgtccagtatccctgataaaacaggcgatgctgagactattcaacaggaatttgaattcaatgagtaa
- the LOC138316294 gene encoding uncharacterized protein: protein MNYLEIGLPHVNLAPKLTVSPRPLLPVSGLSRKYLGIEGVSKKEVDSLVNRLSKPKTPRPSVRENTNAEDKIASSKSPRRQISQQENTQPDDNNQIPKRTRFTGNKKMSVRDIGNMVDRLTRSKSTKEKTDIKRTVRSYSRYNRGLMGSYAWQGHDHHLHKPAVTTPSFNIVMVK, encoded by the coding sequence ATGAATTATTTGGAAATTGGACTTCCTCACGTCAACCTCGCTCCAAAACTCACTGTTAGTCCTCGCCCTCTGCTACCAGTTTCCGGTTTGAGTAGAAAATATCTCGGCATTGAAGGCGTAAGCAAGAAGGAGGTGGATTCACTTGTGAACAGACTTTCAAAGCCGAAAACTCCTAGACCCAGCGTACGAGAAAATACCAATGCTGAGGATAAAATCGCGTCTTCAAAGTCACCTAGACGGCAAATTTCACAACAAGAGAACACCCAACCAGACGACAATAATCAGATTCCAAAACGCACGCGATTTACCGGAAATAAAAAGATGTCAGTCCGTGATATCGGCAATATGGTAGACAGACTCACCAGATCCAAATCTACTAAAGAGAAGACAGACATTAAACGGACGGTTCGTTCATATAGTCGTTATAATCGTGGACTAATGGGGAGTTATGCATGGCAAGGACATGATCATCATTTACACAAACCTGCCGTGACAACACCCAGCTTCAACATCGTCATGGTCAAGTAA